In the genome of Pseudomonas putida, one region contains:
- the purU gene encoding formyltetrahydrofolate deformylase — MSRAPDTWILTADCPSMLGTVDVVTRYLYEQRCYVTEHHSFDDRLSGRFFIRVEFRQPDDFDETGFRAGLAERSDAFGMTFELTAPNHRPKVVIMVSKADHCLNDLLYRQRIGQLAMDVVAVVSNHPDLEPLAQWHKIPYYHFALDPKDKPAQERKVLQVIEETGAELVILARYMQVLSPELCRRLDGWAINIHHSLLPGFKGAKPYHQAYNKGVKMVGATAHYINNDLDEGPIIAQGVEVVDHSHYPEDLIAKGRDIECLTLARAVGYHIERRVFLNANRTVVL; from the coding sequence ATGAGTCGGGCACCGGATACCTGGATTCTTACCGCCGACTGCCCGAGCATGCTCGGCACCGTCGACGTAGTGACGCGTTATCTCTATGAACAGCGCTGCTATGTCACGGAGCACCACTCTTTCGATGACCGGCTCTCGGGGCGGTTCTTCATTCGCGTGGAGTTCCGCCAGCCGGACGATTTCGACGAGACAGGCTTCCGGGCCGGCCTCGCCGAGCGCAGTGACGCCTTCGGCATGACCTTCGAGCTGACCGCGCCCAATCACCGCCCCAAGGTGGTGATCATGGTGTCCAAGGCCGATCACTGCCTCAACGACTTGCTGTATCGCCAGCGCATTGGCCAATTGGCCATGGACGTGGTGGCGGTGGTGTCCAACCACCCCGACCTCGAACCGCTGGCGCAGTGGCACAAGATCCCCTATTACCACTTCGCCCTGGACCCCAAGGACAAGCCCGCCCAGGAGCGCAAGGTGCTCCAGGTGATCGAGGAGACGGGCGCTGAGCTTGTGATTCTTGCTCGCTACATGCAGGTGCTGTCGCCCGAGTTGTGCCGTCGCCTGGACGGCTGGGCGATCAACATCCACCACTCCCTGCTGCCAGGTTTCAAGGGCGCCAAGCCGTACCACCAGGCCTACAACAAGGGCGTGAAGATGGTCGGTGCCACGGCCCACTACATCAACAACGACTTGGACGAAGGGCCGATCATCGCCCAGGGCGTCGAGGTGGTGGACCACAGCCACTACCCTGAGGACCTGATCGCCAAGGGCCGCGACATCGAGTGCCTGACCCTGGCGCGGGCGGTGGGGTATCACATCGAGCGCCGGGTGTTCCTCAACGCCAATCGCACCGTAGTGCTCTGA
- a CDS encoding sarcosine oxidase subunit gamma — translation MSVINVFQQNPGSNARAESPLHHADLASLVGKGRKNAGVTLREHKFLGHLTLRGDGHDAAFAAGVKKALGLELPVALTVVANDEMSLQWVGPDEWLLIVPGGQEFATEQKLREALDGQHIQVVNVSGGQTLLELRGPNVRDVLMKSTSYDVHPNNFPVGKAVGTVFAKSQLVIRRTAEDTWELVIRRSFSDYWWLWLQDASAEYGLAIEA, via the coding sequence ATGAGCGTAATCAACGTCTTCCAGCAAAATCCGGGCTCCAACGCCCGGGCCGAGTCGCCACTGCACCACGCTGACCTGGCCAGCCTGGTCGGCAAAGGCCGCAAGAATGCAGGCGTAACCCTGCGTGAACACAAGTTCCTCGGTCACCTGACCCTTCGTGGCGATGGCCACGATGCCGCCTTCGCCGCAGGCGTGAAGAAGGCCCTGGGTCTGGAGCTGCCGGTCGCCCTGACCGTGGTCGCCAACGACGAGATGTCGCTGCAGTGGGTTGGCCCGGATGAGTGGCTGCTGATTGTTCCTGGTGGCCAGGAATTCGCCACCGAGCAGAAGCTGCGCGAGGCCCTCGACGGCCAGCACATCCAGGTAGTCAACGTCAGCGGTGGGCAGACCCTGCTCGAGCTGCGCGGCCCCAATGTGCGCGATGTGCTGATGAAATCCACCAGCTATGATGTACACCCGAACAACTTCCCGGTCGGCAAGGCTGTCGGCACTGTGTTCGCCAAGTCGCAGCTGGTGATTCGCCGCACCGCCGAAGACACCTGGGAACTGGTGATCCGCCGCAGCTTCTCCGACTACTGGTGGCTGTGGCTGCAGGACGCTTCGGCCGAGTACGGCCTGGCCATCGAGGCATAA
- a CDS encoding sarcosine oxidase subunit alpha, which yields MSQVYRLASGGRIDRSKVLNFTFNGKTYQGYAGDSLAAALLANGVDIVGRSFKYSRPRGIIAAGPEEPNAILQLGSSEATQVPNVRATQQALYSGLVATSTNGWPNVNNDVMGILGKVGGSMMPPGFYYKTFMYPKSFWMTYEKYIRKAAGLGRAPLQNDPDSYDYMNQHCDVLIVGAGPAGLAAALAAGRSGARVIVADEQEEFGGSLLDTRETLDGKPAADWVAAVVAELQSLPEVTLLPRATVNGYHDHNFLTIHERMTDHLGDRAPIGQVRHRVHRVRAKRVVLATGTHERPLVYGNNDVPGNMLAGAISVYVRRYGVAPGRKLVLSTNNDHAYRTALDWHDAGLQVVAIADARHNPRGSLVEEARAKGIRILTSSAVIEAKGTKHVTGARVAAIDAVAHKVTSPGEWLECDLIGSSGGYSPVVHLASHLGGRPIWRDDILGFVPGDAPQKRVCVGGVNGVYPLGDAIADGFEGGVQAATEAGFKASVGTLPKVVARKEEATVALFQVPHDKGTARAPKQFVDQQNDVTAAAIELATREGFESVEHVKRYTALGFGTDQGKLGNINGLAIAARSMGITIPQMGTTMFRPNYTPVTFGAVAGRHCGHLFEPVRFTALHAWHLKNGAEFEDVGQWKRPWYFPKAGEDIHAAVERECKAVRDSVGLLDASTLGKIDIQGPDAREFLNRVYTNAWTKLDVGKARYGLMCKEDGMVFDDGVTACVGDNHFIMTTTTGGAARVLQWLELYHQTEWPDLKVYFTSVTDHWATMTLSGPNSRKLLAEVTDIDLDKEAFPFMSWKEGLVGGVPARVFRISFTGELSYEINVQANYAMGVLEQIVEAGKKYNLTPYGTETMHVLRAEKGFIIVGQDTDGSMNPDDLNMGWCVGRNKPFSWIGARGMTRSDCLREDRKQLVGLKPVDPTKWLPEGAQLVFDPNQPIPMDMVGHVTSSYASNSLGYSFAMGVVKGGLKRMGERVYSPQADGSVIEAEIVSSVFFDPKGERQNV from the coding sequence ATGAGCCAGGTCTATCGCCTCGCCAGCGGCGGTCGCATCGATCGCAGCAAGGTCCTGAACTTCACCTTCAACGGCAAGACCTACCAGGGTTATGCCGGTGACAGCCTGGCCGCTGCGCTGCTGGCCAACGGCGTCGACATCGTCGGTCGCAGCTTCAAGTACTCGCGTCCTCGCGGCATCATCGCCGCAGGCCCCGAAGAGCCGAACGCCATCCTGCAGTTGGGCTCAAGCGAAGCCACCCAGGTGCCGAACGTGCGCGCCACCCAGCAAGCCCTGTACTCGGGCCTGGTGGCCACCAGCACCAACGGCTGGCCGAACGTCAACAACGACGTGATGGGCATCCTCGGCAAGGTCGGCGGCAGCATGATGCCGCCCGGGTTCTACTACAAGACCTTCATGTATCCCAAGTCGTTCTGGATGACTTACGAGAAGTACATCCGTAAAGCGGCAGGCCTGGGCCGTGCGCCCTTGCAGAACGACCCGGACAGCTACGACTACATGAACCAGCACTGCGACGTGCTGATCGTCGGTGCCGGCCCTGCTGGCCTGGCTGCGGCCCTGGCTGCTGGTCGCAGCGGCGCCCGTGTGATCGTTGCCGATGAACAGGAAGAGTTTGGCGGCAGCCTGCTCGACACCCGCGAGACCCTCGACGGCAAGCCTGCCGCTGACTGGGTTGCCGCCGTCGTTGCCGAGCTGCAATCGCTGCCGGAAGTGACCCTGCTGCCACGCGCCACGGTCAACGGCTACCACGACCACAACTTCCTGACCATCCATGAGCGCATGACCGATCACCTCGGTGACCGCGCCCCGATCGGCCAGGTCCGTCACCGCGTCCACCGCGTGCGTGCCAAGCGTGTCGTACTGGCCACCGGTACCCACGAGCGTCCACTGGTGTACGGCAACAACGATGTGCCGGGCAACATGCTCGCCGGCGCGATCTCGGTGTACGTGCGCCGTTACGGCGTCGCCCCGGGTCGCAAGCTGGTGCTGTCGACCAACAACGACCACGCCTACCGCACCGCCCTGGACTGGCACGACGCTGGCCTGCAGGTGGTCGCCATCGCCGATGCGCGCCACAACCCGCGCGGCTCGCTGGTCGAGGAAGCGCGTGCCAAGGGCATCCGCATCCTGACCTCCAGCGCCGTGATCGAGGCCAAGGGCACCAAGCATGTGACCGGCGCCCGCGTCGCCGCGATCGATGCCGTGGCACACAAGGTCACCAGCCCAGGCGAATGGCTCGAGTGCGACCTGATCGGCAGCTCCGGTGGCTACAGCCCGGTGGTGCACCTGGCGTCCCACTTGGGTGGTCGTCCGATCTGGCGTGACGACATCCTCGGCTTCGTGCCGGGCGATGCGCCGCAGAAGCGTGTCTGCGTGGGTGGCGTGAATGGCGTCTACCCGCTCGGCGACGCGATTGCCGATGGTTTCGAAGGCGGCGTTCAGGCAGCCACCGAAGCAGGTTTCAAGGCGTCCGTCGGCACCCTGCCGAAAGTCGTTGCCCGCAAGGAAGAGGCCACTGTGGCGCTGTTCCAGGTGCCGCACGACAAAGGCACTGCCCGTGCGCCGAAGCAGTTCGTCGACCAGCAGAACGACGTCACCGCGGCCGCCATCGAACTGGCCACCCGCGAAGGCTTCGAGTCGGTCGAGCACGTCAAACGCTATACCGCGCTGGGCTTCGGTACCGACCAGGGCAAACTGGGCAACATCAACGGCCTGGCCATCGCTGCGCGTTCGATGGGTATCACCATCCCGCAGATGGGCACCACCATGTTCCGTCCCAACTACACGCCGGTGACCTTCGGTGCGGTAGCGGGCCGTCACTGTGGCCACCTGTTCGAACCCGTGCGCTTCACCGCGCTGCACGCCTGGCACCTGAAGAACGGTGCCGAATTCGAAGATGTCGGTCAGTGGAAGCGTCCGTGGTACTTCCCTAAAGCCGGCGAAGACATCCATGCCGCCGTGGAGCGTGAATGCAAGGCCGTGCGCGACAGCGTGGGCCTGCTCGACGCCTCGACCCTGGGCAAGATCGACATCCAGGGCCCGGATGCGCGTGAATTCCTCAACCGCGTGTACACCAACGCCTGGACCAAGCTCGATGTGGGCAAGGCCCGTTACGGCCTGATGTGCAAGGAAGACGGCATGGTCTTCGACGACGGCGTGACCGCCTGCGTCGGCGACAACCACTTCATCATGACCACCACCACTGGCGGCGCCGCACGTGTGCTGCAGTGGCTGGAGCTGTACCACCAGACCGAATGGCCGGACCTGAAGGTGTACTTCACCTCCGTGACCGACCACTGGGCCACCATGACCCTGTCCGGCCCCAACAGCCGCAAGCTGCTGGCCGAAGTCACCGACATCGACCTGGACAAGGAAGCCTTCCCGTTCATGAGCTGGAAGGAAGGCCTGGTCGGCGGCGTGCCGGCCCGTGTGTTCCGTATCTCGTTCACCGGTGAGCTGTCGTACGAAATCAACGTTCAGGCCAACTACGCCATGGGCGTGCTGGAGCAGATCGTCGAGGCAGGCAAGAAGTACAACCTGACCCCGTACGGCACCGAAACCATGCACGTACTGCGCGCCGAGAAAGGCTTCATCATCGTCGGTCAGGACACCGACGGCTCGATGAACCCGGACGACCTGAACATGGGCTGGTGTGTCGGTCGCAACAAACCGTTCTCCTGGATCGGTGCACGCGGCATGACCCGTTCGGACTGCCTGCGCGAAGACCGCAAGCAACTGGTGGGCCTCAAGCCTGTCGACCCGACCAAATGGTTGCCCGAAGGCGCCCAGTTGGTGTTCGACCCGAACCAGCCGATCCCGATGGACATGGTCGGTCACGTGACCTCCAGCTATGCCTCCAACTCCCTGGGCTATTCGTTCGCCATGGGTGTGGTCAAGGGCGGCCTCAAGCGCATGGGCGAGCGTGTCTACTCGCCGCAGGCTGACGGCAGCGTGATCGAGGCGGAGATCGTGTCTTCGGTGTTCTTCGATCCGAAGGGTGAGCGGCAGAACGTCTAA
- a CDS encoding sarcosine oxidase subunit delta yields the protein MLHIFCPHCGELRSEEEFHSSGQAHIARPLDPSACTDEEWGTYMFFRDNLRGIHHELWDHVAGCRQYFNVTRNTETYEILETYKIGEKPQVTANKLNPAQSAVKGQGEKV from the coding sequence ATGTTGCATATTTTCTGTCCCCACTGCGGCGAGCTGCGCTCCGAAGAAGAGTTCCACTCCTCCGGCCAGGCGCACATCGCCCGCCCGCTGGACCCTAGCGCCTGCACCGACGAGGAATGGGGTACCTACATGTTCTTCCGCGACAACCTGCGCGGTATCCACCATGAACTGTGGGACCACGTCGCCGGCTGCCGCCAGTACTTCAACGTCACGCGTAACACCGAGACCTACGAGATCCTGGAAACCTACAAGATCGGTGAGAAGCCGCAGGTCACCGCGAACAAGCTGAACCCCGCGCAGTCGGCCGTCAAAGGCCAGGGAGAAAAAGTATGA
- a CDS encoding sarcosine oxidase subunit beta family protein: MQRYSGFGLFKHSLSHHENWQRMWRTPTPKKVYDVVIVGGGGHGLATAYYLAKEHGITNVAVIEKGYLGGGNTARNTTIVRSNYLWDESAKLYEHAMKLWEGLSQDINYNVMFSQRGVYNLCHTLQDIRDSERRVNANRLNGVDGELLNTEQVAAEIPYLDCSKNTRYPILGATVQRRGGVARHDAVAWGYARAADALGVDLIQQTEVIGFRKENGAVIGVETNKGFIGAKRVGVVTAGNSGHMAKLAGFRLPLESHPLQALVSEPIKPIIDSVIMSNAVHGYISQSDKGDLVIGAGIDGWVGYGQRGSYPIIEHTMQAIVEMFPILSRVRMNRQWGGIVDTCPDACPIISKTPVKNLFFNCGWGTGGFKATPGSGNVFAASLAKGEMHPLAKPFSIDRFYSGALIDEHGAAAVAH; encoded by the coding sequence ATGCAACGCTATTCGGGCTTCGGCCTTTTCAAACACTCCCTCAGCCACCACGAGAACTGGCAGCGCATGTGGCGCACGCCGACGCCGAAGAAGGTGTACGACGTGGTCATCGTCGGCGGTGGCGGCCATGGCCTGGCCACGGCCTACTACCTGGCCAAGGAGCACGGCATCACCAACGTCGCGGTGATCGAGAAGGGTTACCTGGGCGGCGGCAACACCGCCCGTAACACCACCATCGTGCGTTCCAACTACCTGTGGGACGAATCGGCCAAGCTGTACGAACACGCCATGAAGCTGTGGGAAGGCCTGTCCCAGGACATCAACTACAACGTGATGTTCTCCCAGCGTGGTGTGTACAACCTTTGCCACACCCTGCAGGACATCCGCGACTCCGAGCGTCGGGTCAACGCCAACCGCCTCAACGGCGTGGACGGTGAGTTGCTCAACACCGAGCAGGTCGCTGCCGAGATCCCGTACCTGGATTGCTCCAAGAACACCCGCTACCCGATCCTCGGTGCGACCGTCCAGCGCCGTGGCGGCGTGGCCCGTCACGACGCCGTGGCCTGGGGCTACGCCCGCGCTGCCGACGCCCTGGGCGTCGACTTGATCCAGCAGACCGAAGTGATCGGTTTCCGCAAGGAAAACGGCGCGGTCATCGGCGTGGAAACCAACAAAGGCTTCATCGGCGCCAAGCGCGTCGGTGTGGTCACCGCCGGTAACTCCGGCCACATGGCCAAGCTGGCCGGCTTCCGTCTGCCGCTGGAATCGCACCCGCTGCAGGCGCTGGTATCGGAGCCGATCAAGCCGATCATCGACAGCGTGATCATGTCCAACGCCGTGCACGGCTACATCAGCCAATCCGACAAAGGCGACCTGGTCATCGGCGCCGGTATCGATGGTTGGGTCGGCTACGGCCAACGCGGTTCGTACCCGATCATCGAGCACACCATGCAGGCGATCGTCGAGATGTTCCCGATCCTCTCGCGTGTGCGCATGAACCGTCAGTGGGGCGGCATCGTCGACACCTGCCCGGACGCGTGCCCGATCATCTCCAAGACGCCTGTCAAAAACCTGTTCTTCAACTGCGGCTGGGGTACCGGCGGCTTCAAGGCGACCCCGGGTTCGGGCAACGTCTTCGCCGCGAGCCTTGCCAAAGGCGAGATGCACCCACTGGCCAAACCGTTCTCGATCGACCGCTTCTACAGCGGTGCGCTGATCGACGAACACGGCGCCGCAGCCGTCGCCCACTAA
- a CDS encoding serine hydroxymethyltransferase — MFSKQDQIQGYDDALLAAMNAEEQRQEDHIELIASENYTSKRVMQAQGSGLTNKYAEGYPGKRYYGGCEHVDKVEALAIERAKQLFGADYANVQPHSGSSANSAVYLALLQAGDTILGMSLAHGGHLTHGAKVSSSGKLYNAVQYGIDNTTGLIDYDEVERLAVEHKPKMIVAGFSAYSKTLDFPRFRAIADKVGALLFVDMAHVAGLVAAGLYPNPIPFADVVTTTTHKTLRGPRGGLILAKSNEEIEKKLNAAVFPGAQGGPLMHVIAAKAVCFKEALEPEFKTYQKQVIANAQAMAKVFIDRGYDVVSGGTDNHLFLVSLIRQGLTGKDADAALGRAHITVNKNAVPNDPQSPFVTSGLRIGTPAVTTRGFKEAQCVALAGWICDVLDNLGDADVEADVAKNVAALCADFPVYR; from the coding sequence ATGTTCAGCAAGCAAGACCAGATCCAGGGTTACGACGACGCACTGCTGGCGGCGATGAATGCCGAAGAACAGCGCCAGGAAGATCACATCGAGCTGATCGCCTCGGAGAACTACACCAGCAAGCGCGTCATGCAGGCCCAGGGCAGCGGCCTGACCAACAAGTACGCCGAAGGCTACCCAGGCAAGCGCTACTACGGTGGTTGCGAGCACGTCGACAAGGTCGAGGCGCTGGCCATTGAGCGCGCCAAGCAGCTGTTCGGCGCTGATTACGCCAACGTCCAGCCTCACTCCGGTTCTTCCGCCAACAGCGCCGTCTACCTGGCCCTGCTGCAGGCCGGCGACACCATCCTGGGCATGAGCCTGGCCCATGGCGGCCACCTGACCCACGGCGCCAAGGTGTCGTCCTCCGGCAAACTGTACAACGCCGTTCAGTACGGCATCGACAACACCACCGGCCTGATCGACTACGACGAAGTCGAGCGTCTGGCGGTCGAGCACAAGCCGAAGATGATCGTCGCCGGCTTCTCCGCCTACTCCAAGACCTTGGACTTCCCGCGTTTCCGCGCCATCGCCGACAAAGTGGGCGCGCTGCTGTTCGTCGACATGGCTCACGTGGCCGGTCTGGTCGCCGCTGGCCTGTACCCGAACCCGATTCCCTTCGCCGACGTGGTCACCACCACCACCCACAAGACCCTGCGCGGTCCACGTGGCGGCCTGATCCTGGCCAAGTCCAACGAAGAGATCGAGAAGAAGCTCAACGCTGCCGTGTTCCCAGGCGCCCAAGGCGGCCCGCTGATGCACGTCATCGCCGCCAAGGCCGTGTGCTTCAAGGAAGCGCTGGAGCCTGAATTCAAGACCTATCAGAAGCAGGTCATTGCCAACGCCCAGGCCATGGCCAAGGTGTTCATCGACCGTGGCTACGACGTGGTTTCCGGCGGTACCGACAACCACCTGTTCCTGGTCAGCCTGATCCGCCAAGGCCTGACCGGCAAAGACGCCGACGCCGCCCTGGGTCGCGCTCACATCACCGTCAACAAGAACGCCGTACCTAACGACCCGCAGTCGCCGTTCGTCACCTCGGGCCTGCGCATCGGTACCCCGGCCGTCACCACCCGTGGCTTCAAGGAAGCCCAGTGCGTGGCTCTGGCCGGCTGGATTTGCGATGTACTGGACAACCTGGGTGATGCCGACGTCGAAGCCGACGTTGCCAAGAACGTCGCCGCCCTGTGCGCCGATTTCCCGGTCTACCGCTGA